The following coding sequences are from one Lolium rigidum isolate FL_2022 chromosome 6, APGP_CSIRO_Lrig_0.1, whole genome shotgun sequence window:
- the LOC124666285 gene encoding uncharacterized protein LOC124666285 isoform X2, with translation MLLGKFDGILEFDFVRQSLAVIQVPVNMFDEGCCFTVVRAEGGGLGFLSVSKFAAKARLWKRKTDCDGVVSWGLGTTIELDKLLSLNSKKYYIRILGHGRSLGFLNPSSIVAIIHSKVSILKKKTLVVDTMGLKFHTMHKMIVWLDMPLWCFG, from the exons ATGCTTTTGGGAAAATTTGATGGAATTCTCGAGTTTGATTTTGTCAGGCAGAGCCTAGCCGTGATACAAGTGCCAGTGAATATGTTTGATGAGGGCTGCTGCTTCACGGTTGTGCGAGCAGAGGGTGGTGGGCTCGGTTTCCTCTCCGTGTCAAAATTCGCCGCCAAAGCCAGGTTATGGAAGAGGAAGACAGACTGTGATGGTGTTGTATCGTGGGGGCTAGGAACAACTATTGAACTGGACAAGCTACTCTCCCTCAATTCAAAGAAGTACTACATAAGAATACTAGG TCATGGCAGGTCACTAGGCTTTCTGAATCCATCCTCTATTGTCGCCATCATCCATTCGAAAGTCTCTATATTGAAG AAAAAGACACTGGTGGTAGACACGATGGGGCTGAAATTCCACACAATGCATAAGATGATTGTCTGGTTAGATATGCCATTATGGTGTTTTGGTTGA
- the LOC124666285 gene encoding uncharacterized protein LOC124666285 isoform X3, whose product MLLGKFDGILEFDFVRQSLAVIQVPVNMFDEGCCFTVVRAEGGGLGFLSVSKFAAKARLWKRKTDCDGVVSWGLGTTIELDKLLSLNSKKYYIRILGSLGFLNPSSIVAIIHSKVSILKKKTLVVDTMGLKFHTMHKMIVWLDMPLWCFG is encoded by the exons ATGCTTTTGGGAAAATTTGATGGAATTCTCGAGTTTGATTTTGTCAGGCAGAGCCTAGCCGTGATACAAGTGCCAGTGAATATGTTTGATGAGGGCTGCTGCTTCACGGTTGTGCGAGCAGAGGGTGGTGGGCTCGGTTTCCTCTCCGTGTCAAAATTCGCCGCCAAAGCCAGGTTATGGAAGAGGAAGACAGACTGTGATGGTGTTGTATCGTGGGGGCTAGGAACAACTATTGAACTGGACAAGCTACTCTCCCTCAATTCAAAGAAGTACTACATAAGAATACTAGG GTCACTAGGCTTTCTGAATCCATCCTCTATTGTCGCCATCATCCATTCGAAAGTCTCTATATTGAAG AAAAAGACACTGGTGGTAGACACGATGGGGCTGAAATTCCACACAATGCATAAGATGATTGTCTGGTTAGATATGCCATTATGGTGTTTTGGTTGA
- the LOC124666285 gene encoding uncharacterized protein LOC124666285 isoform X1 gives MLLGKFDGILEFDFVRQSLAVIQVPVNMFDEGCCFTVVRAEGGGLGFLSVSKFAAKARLWKRKTDCDGVVSWGLGTTIELDKLLSLNSKKYYIRILGYAEENNLVFMSTPVGFLMLHLQSWQVTRLSESILYCRHHPFESLYIEEKDTGGRHDGAEIPHNA, from the exons ATGCTTTTGGGAAAATTTGATGGAATTCTCGAGTTTGATTTTGTCAGGCAGAGCCTAGCCGTGATACAAGTGCCAGTGAATATGTTTGATGAGGGCTGCTGCTTCACGGTTGTGCGAGCAGAGGGTGGTGGGCTCGGTTTCCTCTCCGTGTCAAAATTCGCCGCCAAAGCCAGGTTATGGAAGAGGAAGACAGACTGTGATGGTGTTGTATCGTGGGGGCTAGGAACAACTATTGAACTGGACAAGCTACTCTCCCTCAATTCAAAGAAGTACTACATAAGAATACTAGGGTATGCTGAGGAGAATAATTTGGTCTTCATGAGCACACCTGTCGGCTTCTTAATGCTCCACCTTCAGTCATGGCAGGTCACTAGGCTTTCTGAATCCATCCTCTATTGTCGCCATCATCCATTCGAAAGTCTCTATATTGAAG AAAAAGACACTGGTGGTAGACACGATGGGGCTGAAATTCCACACAATGCATAA